A single Lolium perenne isolate Kyuss_39 chromosome 6, Kyuss_2.0, whole genome shotgun sequence DNA region contains:
- the LOC127305264 gene encoding cytochrome P450 714C3, whose protein sequence is MALAAAALATSTGAVAAGTLAALALATFYFVYAAWLSPAATRRRLQKAGFDGPAPSFPLGNLPEIASTLAANTSSATPSAPAVSGVVSSDIHSAVFPYFARWRAAFGKVFVYWLGTEPFVYVADPEFLKRATGGAMGRLWGKPDVFRRDRMPMFGRGLVMAEGDEWARHRHIIAPAFSATNLNDMISLMEETTAKMLRDWDHAVAAAGRSAAVAVDVERGVVRNAAEIIARASFGIEEGGARVFEKLQAMQSMLFRSNRLVGVPLAKLLQVRKTYEAWKLGREIDALLPDIIDARRHAGHGAEKRKDLLSLLLAAGKKDGGKRVMTSRELVDECKTFFFGGHETTALAVSWTLLMLAAHPEWQQALRDELREVTGDGPLDAAALSKLTKMGWVLNEVLRLYPPSPNVQRQALHDVTLTDASSSDEGAPTTVIPKGTNMWIDVVAMHHDEELWGSDANEFRPERFAAGAQGGCGHRLGYLPFGFGGRICVGRNLTGMEYRVVLAMVLRRFELAVAPEYRHAPRIMLSLRPSDGIQLLLTPLAASTNASIKH, encoded by the exons ATGGCGCTCGCGGCAGCAGCTCTAGCCACGTCGACCGGCGCCGTGGCGGCCGGAACGCTAGCAGCGCTGGCCCTCGCCACCTTTTACTTCGTCTACGCTGCCTGGCTATCGCCGGCGGCGACACGGAGGCGCCTCCAAAAAGCCGGCTTCGACGGCCCGGCACCGTCCTTCCCGCTCGGCAACCTCCCCGAGATCGCGTCCACGCTCGCCGCGAACACCAGCAGCGCCACGCCATCGGCGCCGGCGGTGTCGGGCGTGGTGAGCAGCGACATCCACAGCGCCGTGTTCCCGTACTTCGCACGGTGGCGGGCCGCCTTCGGCAAGGTGTTCGTGTACTGGCTGGGCACGGAGCCGTTCGTGTACGTGGCCGACCCGGAGTTCCTCAAGCGCGCCACGGGGGGCGCCATGGGCAGGCTGTGGGGCAAGCCCGACGTGTTCCGCCGCGACCGCATGCCCATGTTCGGCCGCGGCCTCGTCATGGCCGAGGGCGACGAGTGGGCCCGCCACCGCCACATCATCGCGCCAGCCTTCTCTGCCACCAACCTCAAC GACATGATAAGCCTCATGGAGGAGACGACGGCGAAGATGCTGCGGGATTGGGAtcacgcggtggcggcggcggggcggagcgcggcggtggcggtggacgtGGAGAGGGGCGTGGTGAGGAACGCGGCGGAGATCATCGCCAGGGCCAGCTTCGGCATCGAGGAGGGAGGTGCGCGGGTATTCGAGAAGCTGCAGGCAATGCAATCCATGCTGTTCCGCTCCAACCGCCTCGTCGGCGTGCCGCTAGCGAAGCTCCTCCAGGTCCGCAAGACCTACGAGGCGTGGAAGCTCGGCCGGGAGATCGACGCGCTGCTGCCCGACATCATCGACGCGCGCCGTCACGCCGGCCAcggggcggagaagaggaaggacCTGCTGTCGCTGCTGCTGGCCGCCGGGAAGAAGGATGGAGGGAAGAGGGTGATGACGTCGAGGGAGCTGGTTGACGAGTGCaagaccttcttcttcggcgggcACGAGACCACGGCGCTCGCCGTGTCGTGGACGCTGCTCATGCTCGCGGCGCACCCGGAGTGGCAGCAAGCGCTCCGTGACGAGCTCCGTGAGGTCACCGGCGACGGTCCCCTCGACGCCGCCGCGCTCTCGAAGCTAACCAAGATGGGGTGGGTCCTCAACGAGGTGCTCCGCCTCTACCCGCCGTCCCCCAACGTGCAGCGGCAGGCCCTGCACGACGTCACCCTGACcgacgcctcctcctccgacgagggcGCTCCCACGACGGTGATCCCGAAGGGAACCAACATGTGGATCGACGTGGTGGCGATGCACCACGACGAGGAGCTGTGGGGCTCCGACGCGAACGAGTTCCGGCCGGAGCGCTTCGCGGCGGGGGCGCAGGGCGGGTGCGGGCACCGGCTGGGGTACCTGCCGTTCGGGTTCGGGGGCCGGATCTGCGTGGGCAGGAACCTGACGGGGATGGAGTACCGGGTGGTGCTGGCCATGGTGCTGCGGCGGTTCGAGCTGGCAGTAGCGCCGGAGTACCGGCACGCTCCCAGGATCATGCTCTCGCTCCGCCCCTCCGACGGAATCCAGCTCCTCCTCACGCCGCTGGCTGCGTCCACCAACGCATCGATCAAACACTAG